A genomic region of Coleofasciculus sp. FACHB-1120 contains the following coding sequences:
- a CDS encoding NblA/ycf18 family protein, with amino-acid sequence MERPIELSLEQEFSLISFADQVQHMSREQAQQFLLQLHKQMIIRDNIYQNLLKHQWGLDSILGSV; translated from the coding sequence ATGGAACGTCCAATTGAATTGTCTTTAGAGCAAGAATTTAGCCTAATTTCTTTTGCAGATCAAGTGCAGCATATGTCTCGCGAGCAAGCTCAACAATTTTTGCTCCAGCTACACAAGCAGATGATAATTCGAGACAATATCTATCAGAACCTGCTGAAGCATCAATGGGGACTGGATTCAATTCTAGGATCTGTGTAA